One Aegilops tauschii subsp. strangulata cultivar AL8/78 chromosome 2, Aet v6.0, whole genome shotgun sequence genomic window, tttgtacTAACATAACAACacatattttggaacggagggattaagagagagagagagagagagagagagagagagagagggcaacGTGGAGACACACAACTGTATGTGATATCATTCAACAATTCTGAGTACAATTACTTATCTTTACCATATTAACTTATACTGTATGTAGAAAAGATATATAGTGCACACACTCCAACTCATAAGTTATGATGCACGATGGCATGCATCTTTGCTGAAGATAAACTGCCACACAACCTATTAGAGGCTACTGCATCTTTGCTGAAGATAAACTGCCACACAACCTATTAGAGGCTACATGGGAATGGGTTTCACAAAAAGGCTCTCAACAGTCTCCTTAAGATTTATGCTGAAGGTATATGCATCTTTCCCAGCATAGAACACTAGCATGCTATTAGCAAAGTTAATAATCCGCTGCACCACTAGGAGGTGTGAGTGATGTTCGAAGTGAGCTTGATTTAGAGTTCTCCATTCGTCTTCTAGCAGTGATAGGATCTTGGAAATGGCAACCTCACTTGTGACACTGTGCTCAACCATGTAACACTCTATAGAGCTTGCCATATCCCCCTTGGCCTTCCCGCCCTGCATATTTATGTGATCGAAGTTAGATACATTATATTGAGTGCCTAGTGGTGGTTGAGTTGTTATAGTTTGGGCCAAATAAGAAAATAAAAGAGTATACTTTGAATGCGGCAATGTCATCCATTAGACGTGCTATCTTCCCGCACGCTATGGCGACTTTTGGGTAACCAGCTGCCCACTCAAATGCTTCCCTTGTGACTGGATCTCCCATGCCAACCATCAAACCTACACATATCGTTGGTGATCCTATGGACATGGCTGATAAACTCAGGTGATCTTTAAAGCTTGGCTTGTGATTCTGGTGTAACCATTCAGCTTCTTGGAGATAATAAGCAGACAGATCTTGAAACTGCATAGAAGAAAAACAAATTAAACACAAAACGAACAATCTAAAAAATATGGTAAAGATATAAGGTACATGGTGGTTTACCGCTTTTCGGGCATAGGCAACATGGTAAGTGTCACAAATTGCCACTTCACTCGTAGCATCTTTAAATATCCTCAATAGTTCAGTATAGAACCTTTTAAGGTAGTCGGGTAGAAGAGAAGTGGCCCTCTCATCCCATCTACAGTCGGATTACATCGCATGAAAATCAATCCATGACAAATTAAATAGAATGTTGATTGCATGTTAGTTTTTGCACATGCATGTAAATAAAATACAAACTTTCAAACCTTTGTATGGTCGCATTTAGTTGTCGACATTCCTCAATGGTGGCACGGGCATCATATGTGTCATCCATCAAGGAAATAAGCATCAATTGCTTGGTAAGAAATATTCTTGAGAACGCAAATTCTTTCTCATGGTATATCGCATAGCACCAAAGGTAACCCTCCACCAGGCGGTCCCGAGCATAGTTTAGCCCGACACACGTGTACAGATCGCGCCACCACCTGAAGTACTTTGGTTAATCTAGGTAAAATAGATATGTCCTAATACATAACTGGATGGACAATATCCAAATTGTAAATACAGTACGTGAAGGCATGCATTTTATATCGACTCCATCTTCTTTGTGTAATTGAGTATAACGAAGACATACTTAGTGAGATATTTGAGTTCCTTCAAGTGTACATGTTGTAGAAGGTTAAATTCCAGCTTCGCAAGCTCCAATAGAGTTGGGTTATGTCGTTCCTCGTGCATGTACTCAGAGATATAATGGAGTGTTTCCACCCTTTTCAATGTCCTTGGCAATGGTACGCGAAGGGCACGTTTAACTTGCTCGTCTAAAGGAGACTTGAGAGTGTCCCTCATCAATTCAAGATGATGCTTTGTAAATGAGATAGCTTCTTCCAATGATGGCTCACCATGAACAAGAAGATGGGCTGCGTTGTATAGACATAAAAGTCCCTTTGGGTCATTGGTAATATCTTTCCTAAAGCTCCCATCTTCATTCTTAAATTTGTTGAAAACATCTGTATGATAAATGTTGGTGAGACATTGTTAAAACAACCCATATCATTGTATAACCAGTACTGTATTAATTTATTTTATAAATAGATACATAGATACCTGCAGACACCCAAAGACCATGTTCTCGAAGCAAGCCAAACCGGAGGGCAACGTGATGGAGGCTAGAGCTACTGAATTCATCCTCGGTAATTTGACTTAACGCGATATCAACCTGTTTCTTAAAGTGATGGTCTATTCCGAGACGTTGGACACTGTCCAATAAGGTTATTCTTTCCACCGTGCACTTGCAACTCTCAAACAACATGTTGATGTCCTCCTTTAATTTATGAGCTCTTGCAATCATCCATTTTTCTGACCTCTGCACACATGTGTGCATGCATGGATTAATTAGCTGGGGTTAACGAAAGGAACCAAGCATACTTGAAAAGTAATTAAGCAAGTGGATCAGATTTTTCAGGAATACTATTTACAAGGTATAATTTTTTTTAGAGCTTTAGGCGTAGTAATATATACATAGAAAATAATGCCAGAAATATCTACTAGACACGACGCCAAATAGCTGAAACGTCATATATTTCTAAGttgagagaataactttgaatATTGCAACGAAACAAGTATCttgtttttttttgcgggtgaaacAAGTATCTTGGTTAGTGGTGTAGCAAACCATAATtatgaaatactccctccgtttccaaatataagacgttttggtAGTTCAAtttagaaatggagggagtatgtatTAGGAGGAAAGCATAAATTTTATGTATTGAACTACCAAAGCGTCATATATTtgaaaatggagggagtatggaTTAGGAGGAAAGTACAGATTTTATGTATAGGTAGCACTAGCGTATACCTGCAGTGGTTTTGGCTCGTAGTCGAGGAAGTAGTCACCCCACAGAGAGGGCTCGTACCTGGACAGCGTCTTGGGAGCAGCGGCAACGCCAGCAGAGGCCACATGGTTGTATGTATCTCTTGTTTCGTGTTCAACTCTAGAGGTCGGCGTAGCTTCCGTGGCAGGTGATGCTTGGACATGGGGAAAGCGGGGCCTGGGAGACGGTTGGAGAGGGAGACGAGAGGAGTAGTTGCCACCGGTTGAGATAGAGCAGGGCCTGCTGAGTAGGATTGCCGGCGTTGGCTTCAAACTCGCTGCCATCCTGTAATGAACACTGTGTTAGTTGTGACTTGTGAGCCTGTGACACTGGAAGGACCACGGCAACCAGCTTTTAAGGGCATCCATGCTCACGAAGATCTGTCTCAGGAGCTTTCACCGACCTTATCACAATTTTGTGAACCGTGAGCTGGAACGTGTACCACACACACACTATCTGAGGGCCAAAATAATTGCGCACACTATTTGAGGACCGAAACAAGTACAGACTTTTCAGCCAGCGTTGGCGGGAGGGCCAAGAGCGTCTCGGGCTGTCAGCTTGGTTTTCTACTATAATTTTTGTTTGTTTCTCGACGAACGTACGGCATGAAAACGGTGTCACCATGACAGGACGGACCAAGTATAGCGACACAACACCAACAAAGCATTGCCCCCACGTGCGCGCAAGCACGcacagccaccatttgggaaccGTGTACACATTTCCACCGTAATCGGAATACCCATGTGTATTACTTTGCAAAAACAAAACTGTGGACACAGGCGTAACATTGCTCGCACACAAACACGTCATCACATAACCCTGACATCGAGAACGGTACACAAGACAATGTTGCCTGAGAAGCCTTGCGCGATAGGCAAGACACGCCAGCAAGTTCTTTTGGAGACCCGAGACGCCACACCCCATGATGGATCCGTCAAAGTGCGCGGCGGCTATGAGCTTTTGTAGGTTAaccttagagcaactccaacgggctgacccaaacggacggcgattTTATCCGccttttgtccgtttgggtcggccgtcCGTCCGCCGTCCGCCCTATTTTTGATATGGGTCGGCAGcgcgcccaacgcgccgacccatatGTGCCGGCCGGCCGCCCAATTTTACATGATTTGCATTCAACATATTGTCAAATGAAAATGTTAACAAGCCAAATAGTCTGGCCGCCCAAATAAATAGTATAGTTTTACAAGCCAAATACAAATAAAAATGTTTCACATAGTTTTGCAAACGAATAAAAgaagatacatctattggttgccgacatgagcccacatatgctcaaccaaatcattttgcagttGCACGTGAGTTTCCCAATCACGCATGTCTTCATGAAATTGAGTGAACTGCTCAAATGTTGCCGCTactccatgctcaggcacaacattctcaccctgaaactgaaagccttgatcgtacagacgttccgggcgcttgtcttctacgatcatattgtgcgtgatcacacaagcagtcatcacctcccacagtttctgcgtgctccaagtattagcaggataccgaacgatgccccatcgagattgcaaaacaccaaaggcacgctcgacatcctttctagcactctcttgctcttgggcaaatcttttccttttctctccgacagggttgggtattgtcttgacaatagtggtccactgaggatagataccgtcacccAGATAGTACCCTTTGTCGTAGTTGTGGCCGTTGACAGTAAAGTTCACCGGTGGGCTGTTGCCTTCtgcaagcctagcaaacaccaGCGAGCactgaagcacgttgatatcattgtgtgatccagccatgccaaagaaagagtgccagatccagagatcttgagacgccacgacctctagtatgacagtgcaagccctgacatgtcccttatactgcccttgccaagcagaagggcagttcttccactcatagtgcatgcagtctatgctgccaagcatcccCGGGAAGCCCTTGCTGGCATTCAGCTGTCGACTCTCTCAAGTACTCAAGGCCAAATACAGCAATAACAGCCTTGCAGGACTTATACAGGGACTCTAGGCATGTAGACTCGCTCATACGGACGTACTCGTCAATGAGATCACCGggcactccgtatgcaagcattcggatggcggcagtgcatttctgataagaggagaaaccaatcttgccgacggcatcctctttgcactcgaaGTAGTCATCATAGCCGACCACTCCCTCTCTAATACGGATGAAAACATGCCTACTCATATGGAACCGGCGGCGGAATTTGTGATGTTTGAACAACGGGTTTGTTGTATCAAAGTAGTCCTTCCAGAGAAGGAAATGCCCGCTCTCTCGGCTGCGATTCAACGCCGGAAGGTGGCCCGGAATGGAGCCACAGAACAACGGCCGCTGGCTGttgaggtggtgatggaccaacacggcagccaatatctcctcctcctcgtcggacgacgaatcgtcggagtcgcaaaggaaattgtggaaaaagaactcgtcggcggagtccatttcgtaccttggcaaactgtcgaacagcttgcgggcgtcgacgttggagacggccggcgaggggagTCGCGGCGCCCACAGACAAGCTAGTTGCCCTGCCGGCGTCCGACGAGTGTGACGACGTCCGACGAGCGTGCCGGTCGGATGTGgtaggggcggcgaggcggcttcTTGGTCGCGGGCGGCTGTGCGGTGGGGGAAGCGGCGGTGGGAAGCAGTTTGCTCCCCGGCGGCAAAacggcggcggagggcgacggggggggggggggggaggggcggcgttgctgggcggatgtggaggcggcggcagctggaagagtcgctggaaaaaatgggcggcggcggcggaggaggaggcgggagGGGTTGCTTGTTGGCCGCAGGGTGAGACGGGAGGCCAATGTGCCACAGACCAGCGGGCCCGGGGAGAGGAGTAGGCGAGCGCGCGCGTTCGTCACGTGTCCGCGCCGATGCAAATCCGGCTCAAAAATGGGCCAGAAATGGGTCGCCCGCGGACAAAaaggacgcgcgtccgtttggggcggcgcgttgggccgccttttgtgtccgcgccgacccaaacggacggccgcggacaaaatgggtcgccccattgaaGTTGCTCTTATTACCCCTAGGGCTTCGAGGTTCGCTGTCGTCGAACAGgaagaacaaggaagaagaaaaagaaggaaagATATGAATATAACATAAAAAGTGCTAGATGTGTTTGACGATTGTGTGTTCTTTTAACCGGCTGTCACCTCTCATCTATACATAAGTCGGATAGGCTTTCCGTGAGAGTATAGTTTAATATGGAtcatagactactcatatcaataaagAATTTCTTTTTTTTCGGAAGCAATTTCAAGATGAGTGACCGACTGGGAAGTTGGTCTCAGATGCACATGAGTAAGGACAGAGTGTGCAGAAAAGACAAATGTTGATCCGTGTGGCTAGTCTAGATCCCGTCAGGAGTAACGGTCGATAACCAACCGGCGTGTCTAAGGAATTACAAGTTGTTATCAAAGCCGACCTCGCGGTTACACGGATATTTACGGGTCAGGTGGACATCACATTGTGCATGACAATTTTGGCCCTTCGCGACACATGTCATGTCACATGTGCCAGACTAGACGCACAGACATGTGCCAAGAGGGGATATTTTTGTGGGCCGACGAGGACATCGTTCATTTTGATGGGGGTATATGTGAGAGCCTGACTTAAAgagatgatagactactcatatgaGTAAGGGATTCCTTTTACTCCGGGAGCTCATTCGAAAATAACttcaaagttaagcgtgctcagtttttattttaatttttttaatttttaaaTCTACCCTTATGTTTATAAAAAAAATCAATATATGGTGAACTTTTTATTATTATATGCtgaacatttttgtaatatatgGCGAACATTGTTTAGATATAACATGGATATTTTATATATGGTGAACACTTTCAACTACACACTGGATATTTTGGACATATACAATGAACAATATTTTATATATTCTGAGTATTTTTTAAATACACACAGAACATTTTTCAACACAAATTGAACATTTCAAAATACACAATGAACATTCTTTACGTAAGACATCAATCATTTTAAAAATAGATGATGAACTTTTTACATACATGGTGAACTTTTTTATACACAATGAACCTTTTTAAAAATGTGTAAGCTTTATCTAAAATGTTCACACATTTAAAAAATATATAACTGATTTTTCATGTTTTATTATAACCAAGAAAACAAAGTCATGCaaaccaagaaaaacacagtaaAACCGAAGGCTTCCCCTCGCTCTACTTGCTCAAGAAACATGCTTAGCCAACTGGGCCATTTTACCCATAACTTTCCTATGTGAAGCCTCGACCTACAGTGATTTCTATTTCGTGGGTAGGCCATTGGATAGCGACCTACCGAGTACCGAGTACCCCATGTGCACCCCGTCCTCTCTATCGACTTATTCCGGTTTTTGTCGCCATTGGTTGGGAAGGTTCTAGACCCTTCACTGAATCGGTTTTTTCTTTGAATTTTCTTCAATTTTTTCTTTTCCATGAACTTTTTCGAATTCATGAATGTTTTTCAAATTCTTGATTTTTTCTAAAAGCAAGCACAATTTTTCCAATTCAAGCACATATTTATGAAACCTGGTAATATATTTTCAATTCATGAATATGTTTTGAAACACGAGAATTTGGGACCAACTTaaaaattcgtgaacattttgtAGGAAACTTTTATGAATCtgtgaacatttttgaaatttCGGAAAAATTGGAGTTCGTGAAAGTTTTTTTAATTGGAAAACAATTCTTTAAATTTATGAACTTTGTTTGAATTCACAAATATGTTTGTGAATTCTGAACATTTTTCTAATTGGTGATCATTTTAAAATCTGAGAActtttgaaattcatgaacattttttgaaattcagaTAATTTTTTGAAATCTGGGTACTTTTTAAAAattatgaatattttttcaaaatgtggaacattttttaaatcatGATTTTTTCCTTCAAAATTGAGATTTTTTTAGAAATTTGCAATCATTTTTtgaccctccccccccccccccccccccccccccccacaaaaatagaaaagaaaaaaacacaaaaggtactccctccgtccgtttctcaacataagaacaTTTAGGAATTTCAATACGGACTATATACATTTgcatatagacgtattttagagtgtagactcactcattttgcttcatatgttGTATATATTAAAATttctaaaaggtcttatatttagaaacggatgGAGTATATAAAAATAGGAGCGCCCCACCCAGTAATGGGTCGAACGCTCGGCCCAAAGCGCGCCCGGGAGTGCGCTTTTTCTGTGCTAGCGCCGTGTAGTGTGGGGATTAGCGTCTCCCGACTCGTACCATTGGTCTTGCTTTTGAGAAAGCACGGATTATGTAAGCATAGTGCAAAGGGGGAGCCAAGGCAGTCAGGCAGTTGTGCTGGCGCGACACGGCCAGGCCGGCATGGAGTGACTACTGATATGCGGTACACGGCACACAGAGATTAGCAACATGGATCCAAAAAACCTTTCGCAGGGGAAATCCATAGTGCATATGCTAAAAATTGTCGTAAAGTTAAAGATCGACACTAGGTGTTGGTCGAACCGCGCGAGGCGCTGATCAGTCGCCTTCCTCACTGTCAGGATGTGATGGTGGTGACTGTTGGATGTGCCCCCCCTCCCTACCCGAGTCGCCGTCGCCTCACATCTTTGTCCCCACGCTTAACTAAACCCCTCCCCTCCCATGCACGAGCAAGAGGCAATGACCTCGCCCAGCTTGCGTTTGGCCAGCTCGTAGCTCGTGTGGTCGACGACCCACGACTCACCGCGCCATTGCTTCCCATGGGTAATCGCATTATCATCCTCATTGTTCATCGCATCGGCAGCGCCGCTTGCAGCAACCGGTGGCCAAAGTTGCGGCATGCCCCCACCCTTGTATCGTTGTGcagaccctgttc contains:
- the LOC109748704 gene encoding alpha-copaene synthase; the protein is MAASLKPTPAILLSRPCSISTGGNYSSRLPLQPSPRPRFPHVQASPATEATPTSRVEHETRDTYNHVASAGVAAAPKTLSRYEPSLWGDYFLDYEPKPLQRSEKWMIARAHKLKEDINMLFESCKCTVERITLLDSVQRLGIDHHFKKQVDIALSQITEDEFSSSSLHHVALRFGLLREHGLWVSADVFNKFKNEDGSFRKDITNDPKGLLCLYNAAHLLVHGEPSLEEAISFTKHHLELMRDTLKSPLDEQVKRALRVPLPRTLKRVETLHYISEYMHEERHNPTLLELAKLEFNLLQHVHLKELKYLTKWWRDLYTCVGLNYARDRLVEGYLWCYAIYHEKEFAFSRIFLTKQLMLISLMDDTYDARATIEECRQLNATIQRWDERATSLLPDYLKRFYTELLRIFKDATSEVAICDTYHVAYARKAFQDLSAYYLQEAEWLHQNHKPSFKDHLSLSAMSIGSPTICVGLMVGMGDPVTREAFEWAAGYPKVAIACGKIARLMDDIAAFKGGKAKGDMASSIECYMVEHSVTSEVAISKILSLLEDEWRTLNQAHFEHHSHLLVVQRIINFANSMLVFYAGKDAYTFSINLKETVESLFVKPIPM